The following proteins are encoded in a genomic region of Clostridia bacterium:
- a CDS encoding transcriptional regulator, whose translation MFSLEKVRDLLHARVLWGEEFLQREVNMAFGCDLLSDMLAYAPEGVLLLTGLTNEHLINTADIIGARGIVYVRGKVPDEAVINLARQKQIPLLSTKMFLFESCGVLYAHGLSGLVEPQYAHR comes from the coding sequence ATGTTCTCCTTGGAAAAAGTCAGAGATTTGCTGCATGCCCGGGTGCTCTGGGGAGAGGAGTTCCTCCAGCGAGAAGTTAACATGGCCTTCGGCTGCGACCTGTTAAGCGACATGCTGGCTTACGCACCCGAAGGAGTTTTACTTTTAACGGGATTAACCAACGAGCATTTGATCAATACGGCGGACATCATTGGCGCCCGGGGCATCGTGTACGTCCGCGGCAAAGTCCCCGATGAAGCCGTAATCAATTTGGCCAGGCAGAAACAAATTCCCCTCCTGAGCACGAAGATGTTCCTTTTTGAAAGCTGCGGTGTGCTGTACGCCCACGGCCTATCCGGCCTGGTGGAGCCCCAATACGCCCATCGCTAG
- a CDS encoding NAD(P)H-dependent oxidoreductase subunit E has translation MSCCCAEKQIDYEKLDELLEPYRGQPSALIEVLHQAQRLIGYLPKPVQIRIAKALGVSLGDVYGVVSFYSHFSIKPKGKYNISLCKGTACYVKGSPEVLERIEHDLGIKAGDTTDDGMFSLEVVRCLGACGLGPVMMVNDHAHGLLKPDKASAILESYRRQ, from the coding sequence ATGAGCTGTTGCTGCGCAGAGAAACAAATTGACTACGAGAAGCTGGATGAACTGCTGGAGCCTTATCGCGGGCAGCCCAGCGCCTTGATTGAAGTGCTGCACCAGGCCCAGCGGTTGATAGGCTACTTGCCCAAGCCGGTGCAAATCCGCATCGCCAAAGCCTTAGGCGTGTCCCTGGGAGATGTTTACGGCGTGGTTTCCTTCTACTCCCATTTCAGCATCAAACCCAAAGGCAAGTACAATATCTCCCTGTGCAAAGGCACCGCCTGTTACGTGAAAGGCTCACCGGAAGTGCTGGAAAGAATCGAACACGATTTGGGCATCAAGGCCGGGGATACCACCGATGACGGGATGTTCTCCCTGGAAGTGGTCCGGTGCCTGGGAGCCTGCGGCTTGGGGCCGGTCATGATGGTGAACGACCATGCCCACGGGCTGTTAAAGCCGGACAAGGCTTCCGCTATCCTGGAAAGCTACCGCCGGCAATAG
- a CDS encoding anti-sigma regulatory factor, translated as MDFQAAGQAAGKVKQVLLGIGYDPQVARRAAIITYELEMNLVIHGGGGTLTVELSPDLIEISAEDHGPGIPDVNLAMQEGYSTAPAHVREMGFGAGMGLPNIRRWSDKLTIATEINKGTKLLAAIYCKKQE; from the coding sequence ATGGATTTTCAGGCGGCGGGCCAAGCGGCCGGCAAGGTCAAACAGGTTTTGCTCGGTATCGGTTACGACCCCCAAGTGGCCAGGCGAGCGGCAATCATCACCTATGAATTGGAGATGAACCTGGTCATTCACGGCGGCGGCGGCACATTGACAGTGGAATTGTCGCCGGATCTGATTGAAATTTCGGCCGAGGATCATGGTCCCGGCATACCCGATGTGAACCTGGCGATGCAGGAAGGCTATTCCACCGCTCCGGCCCATGTACGGGAAATGGGCTTTGGCGCCGGCATGGGATTGCCCAACATCCGCCGCTGGTCAGACAAATTAACTATTGCCACGGAGATTAATAAAGGAACGAAACTTCTGGCCGCTATCTACTGCAAAAAGCAGGAGTAG
- a CDS encoding PHP domain-containing protein — MKAAGADLHVHSVLSPCAGDEMTPPLVLARAVEQGLRFIAITDHNSTLNVPAFWEAAKNYPIQVVPGLELQTREDVHLVCLFDTPEKAFRLQEIVDRTLPRVKNREEFFGPQWIVDACGRITGTEDRLLLNSLDLSLTEAAAEVVRIGGVCIAAHVNRQGFSLPGVLGLIPPELPLAALEISDPQSVSTLSHTYQWFKRYQLVFSSDAHYLVDLGKVRTMLPEEIDNTAVLIDFFRHAMENQQLSKS, encoded by the coding sequence ATGAAAGCGGCCGGTGCTGACTTGCATGTACACAGCGTCTTATCCCCTTGCGCCGGCGATGAGATGACACCGCCCCTGGTGCTGGCCAGAGCCGTGGAACAAGGGCTGCGTTTCATTGCCATTACGGATCACAATTCCACCCTGAACGTGCCGGCCTTTTGGGAGGCGGCCAAAAACTATCCCATTCAGGTCGTACCGGGCCTGGAACTGCAGACCCGGGAAGACGTCCATCTGGTCTGCTTATTCGATACCCCGGAAAAGGCCTTCCGCCTGCAGGAAATCGTGGACCGGACCCTGCCAAGGGTCAAAAACCGGGAGGAGTTTTTCGGACCCCAGTGGATTGTGGACGCCTGCGGCCGGATTACCGGCACCGAGGACCGGCTGCTCCTCAACAGCCTGGACCTGTCCTTAACAGAAGCGGCCGCGGAGGTAGTGCGCATCGGGGGCGTATGCATCGCTGCTCACGTCAACCGGCAGGGTTTCAGCCTGCCGGGGGTGCTGGGGCTGATTCCCCCCGAGCTGCCGCTGGCAGCGCTGGAGATATCGGACCCGCAGTCCGTGTCCACCCTGTCCCATACATATCAATGGTTCAAACGTTACCAACTGGTTTTCTCCTCGGATGCCCACTACCTGGTCGACCTGGGAAAAGTGCGCACCATGCTTCCCGAGGAGATCGACAACACCGCTGTCCTCATCGACTTTTTCCGTCACGCCATGGAAAATCAACAGCTCTCAAAGAGCTGA
- a CDS encoding serine kinase, with translation MELAEIVAALNLKPVGGAALAKQVTGVYCSDLLSDVMAAAQAGSILVTILTHENVVAVAALLDLAAVLFTCGKQPGAETMRRAEENGVPLLLTGMSTFETAGKLYQLLAARGSDHESGRC, from the coding sequence ATGGAACTGGCTGAAATCGTTGCCGCCTTGAATTTAAAACCGGTGGGCGGTGCCGCTCTGGCAAAACAGGTGACCGGCGTCTACTGCTCGGATCTCTTGAGCGATGTCATGGCCGCAGCCCAAGCAGGCTCCATCCTGGTCACCATCCTGACCCATGAAAATGTGGTGGCAGTGGCCGCCCTGCTGGACTTAGCCGCCGTCTTGTTTACCTGCGGCAAGCAACCGGGAGCCGAAACGATGCGCCGGGCGGAAGAAAACGGGGTGCCCCTGCTGTTGACCGGCATGAGCACCTTCGAAACAGCCGGCAAATTGTACCAACTACTGGCTGCTAGGGGTAGCGATCATGAAAGCGGCCGGTGCTGA
- a CDS encoding 4Fe-4S dicluster domain-containing protein, with product MDVGSYFHSVRLEVEKCRGCTNCIRHCPTEAIRVREGKARIIEERCIDCGECIRVCPNQAKIAVSDSPDKLKEFKYTMALPAPSLYGQFPEKVSIGTVHAALLKLGFDRVFEVAYAADLISAATQAYIAGARSPKPLISQACPAVVSLIQVRFPLLLSHLIPIASPMDAAARLAKAEAAAAGFKPEDVGVFFISPCPAKITAVRRLRPDAASHVDGVLTIRQVYGEIRKMLPTVVRELPVKASAAGVGWGRSGGEATALEKVNTLVVDGIHNVISVLAEVEMGHLAEIDFLECQACTGGCVGGALTVTNPHLAMARLKHQAGTVKRAGREQQEEYRRLLDRYDWFKLGSITGQPRQPFSLDRDVATAISKLEMLEKTLASLPGLDCGSCGAPTCRALAEDIVQGLSLETDCVFKLREKVSKLAKEVMELASLVPPAMGSAREHKPAGEDENEHGTG from the coding sequence ATGGACGTGGGGAGCTATTTTCATTCCGTCCGGTTGGAGGTTGAGAAGTGCAGGGGCTGCACTAACTGCATCCGTCATTGCCCTACCGAAGCCATCCGGGTAAGAGAAGGCAAGGCCCGGATCATCGAGGAGCGCTGCATCGACTGCGGCGAATGCATCCGCGTGTGTCCCAATCAAGCCAAGATCGCTGTGAGCGACAGCCCGGATAAATTGAAGGAATTCAAATACACCATGGCCCTGCCCGCTCCCTCTCTTTACGGGCAGTTTCCCGAAAAAGTCAGCATCGGCACCGTTCATGCCGCTTTGCTCAAGCTGGGCTTTGACCGGGTTTTTGAAGTGGCTTACGCCGCCGACTTGATCTCGGCAGCCACCCAGGCGTACATAGCCGGGGCCCGTTCCCCTAAACCCCTCATTTCCCAGGCCTGCCCGGCAGTGGTCAGTTTGATACAAGTCAGGTTTCCCCTGCTGTTAAGTCACTTGATCCCCATCGCATCGCCCATGGATGCGGCAGCCAGGCTGGCTAAGGCGGAAGCCGCCGCAGCCGGGTTTAAGCCTGAGGATGTAGGCGTGTTCTTCATTTCCCCCTGCCCGGCGAAAATCACCGCTGTGCGGCGGCTCAGGCCTGATGCTGCCAGTCATGTAGACGGGGTTTTAACCATCCGGCAGGTTTACGGGGAAATCCGCAAGATGCTGCCCACCGTAGTGCGGGAACTCCCGGTCAAGGCTTCCGCCGCCGGTGTAGGATGGGGCCGTTCCGGGGGCGAAGCCACCGCATTGGAAAAAGTCAATACTCTCGTGGTGGACGGCATCCACAATGTCATCAGTGTCCTGGCGGAAGTGGAAATGGGCCACTTGGCGGAAATCGATTTCCTGGAGTGCCAGGCTTGTACCGGCGGCTGTGTGGGCGGGGCCCTAACCGTCACCAATCCCCACCTGGCCATGGCCCGCCTAAAACACCAGGCCGGCACCGTCAAAAGAGCCGGCCGGGAACAGCAAGAAGAATACCGCCGGTTACTGGACCGGTACGATTGGTTCAAGCTGGGCAGCATCACCGGGCAGCCGCGGCAGCCTTTTTCACTGGACCGTGACGTGGCCACGGCCATCAGCAAGCTGGAAATGCTGGAAAAAACCCTGGCCTCCCTACCCGGTTTAGATTGCGGCTCCTGCGGCGCACCCACCTGCCGTGCCCTGGCGGAAGATATCGTGCAGGGTTTGAGCTTGGAAACAGACTGCGTATTTAAGCTGCGGGAAAAAGTGAGCAAACTGGCCAAAGAAGTGATGGAACTGGCTTCCCTGGTGCCGCCGGCCATGGGCAGTGCCAGGGAGCACAAACCGGCGGGAGAGGATGAAAACGAGCATGGAACTGGCTGA
- a CDS encoding copper amine oxidase: MNTKKFCACALLLMVLFLVPVAAASAQEGRPIGVFLDGLPVQFDVPPLIHQGRTMVPFRAIAEALNLTVNWDEQTRTVTTTGGGTVVRLQVNNPTAYLNQQPVWLDAPPLIEQGRVLIPLRFFSEAFNCRVEWDGTGGAVSITSPPVDMTVIGFYALGDSKTSSWTDLFGVPYPETRTGNTDVVDEIAAGWYSLDRDGNLLTKSRTGWQRPDGWEKVLQAAREYGLAAEMVIHVTDGDGTLASLLPSEQAVTEAVTNIMKEAVLYRGINLDFEGLGYREEGEELLQTRQAFNHFVRLLAAQARQAGLRLTLTLHPPNSAYQGYDYQALGEAADRIIIMAYDYGSKPEPDSLVIQAVEQALSQVPKEKLILGISIPSENPDSLLTKVGIAKRYRLRGIALWRLGLLNGEMWDTLRSTVAVSR, translated from the coding sequence ATGAACACGAAAAAGTTCTGCGCCTGCGCTCTTCTATTAATGGTATTGTTCTTGGTGCCCGTGGCTGCCGCTTCTGCACAGGAGGGTCGACCCATTGGAGTTTTCCTGGACGGGCTGCCGGTGCAGTTTGACGTGCCGCCCCTAATTCACCAGGGCCGGACCATGGTGCCTTTCCGGGCCATTGCCGAAGCCCTGAATCTAACCGTGAACTGGGATGAGCAGACCCGCACCGTGACCACCACGGGAGGGGGAACGGTGGTGCGGCTGCAAGTGAACAATCCTACGGCGTACTTAAACCAGCAGCCCGTTTGGTTGGATGCGCCGCCGTTAATCGAGCAAGGCAGGGTGCTGATCCCGCTACGCTTTTTCAGCGAGGCCTTCAACTGCCGGGTGGAGTGGGACGGCACCGGCGGGGCGGTCAGCATCACGTCCCCGCCCGTAGATATGACCGTCATCGGGTTTTATGCCTTAGGGGACAGTAAGACCAGCAGTTGGACTGACCTGTTCGGTGTGCCTTACCCGGAAACCCGGACCGGCAATACGGACGTGGTGGATGAAATAGCTGCCGGTTGGTACAGCTTGGACCGGGACGGCAACCTCTTGACGAAAAGCAGGACCGGCTGGCAAAGGCCCGACGGCTGGGAAAAGGTTTTACAAGCCGCCCGGGAGTACGGCCTGGCCGCGGAAATGGTGATTCATGTGACGGACGGCGACGGCACTCTGGCATCCTTGCTGCCCAGTGAACAAGCGGTGACGGAGGCCGTTACAAATATAATGAAAGAAGCGGTCCTCTACCGGGGGATTAACCTGGACTTTGAGGGATTGGGCTACCGGGAAGAGGGGGAGGAACTGTTGCAGACCCGGCAGGCTTTTAACCATTTCGTCCGGCTGCTGGCGGCGCAAGCCCGCCAAGCCGGGTTGAGACTCACCCTGACGCTGCATCCGCCCAATAGCGCCTATCAAGGATATGATTACCAGGCCCTGGGGGAAGCGGCGGACCGGATTATCATCATGGCTTACGACTACGGCTCGAAGCCGGAACCGGATTCTCTGGTGATCCAGGCCGTGGAGCAAGCGTTAAGCCAGGTACCCAAGGAAAAGCTAATCCTGGGCATTTCCATCCCCAGCGAAAACCCGGACAGCCTGCTTACCAAAGTGGGGATCGCCAAGCGCTACCGGTTGAGGGGCATTGCCCTGTGGCGCCTGGGGTTGTTGAACGGCGAAATGTGGGATACCTTGCGGAGTACGGTTGCAGTCAGCCGGTAG
- a CDS encoding sensor histidine kinase, which produces MTEISLHILDILQNAKEAGATKILLAVLEDEQKDILAFTVADNGRGMDDRLLERAFDPFTTTRQSRKVKVGLGLPMLKATAEASGGYVKLYSRPGKGTRLKAVFQYSHLDRPPIGNLAGSICVFLADTRDLHLRYVHRKNGKRIVFDSRAFAAQHGVTSFAEPQVFRLLLTGLQAQLNQL; this is translated from the coding sequence ATGACGGAAATCTCCCTGCATATACTTGACATCTTGCAAAACGCCAAGGAAGCAGGTGCCACCAAAATCCTGCTGGCGGTGCTGGAGGATGAGCAAAAAGACATCCTGGCCTTCACCGTCGCCGATAACGGCCGGGGCATGGACGACAGGCTCTTAGAAAGAGCTTTTGACCCGTTTACCACCACCCGGCAGAGCAGGAAAGTGAAAGTGGGACTGGGATTGCCCATGCTCAAGGCCACGGCGGAAGCCAGCGGGGGTTATGTGAAGCTGTATTCCAGGCCGGGCAAAGGTACCCGCCTGAAAGCCGTTTTCCAATACAGCCACCTGGACCGCCCGCCCATCGGCAACCTGGCCGGCAGCATCTGTGTTTTCCTGGCGGACACCCGTGACCTGCATCTGCGATACGTGCACCGGAAAAACGGCAAGCGCATCGTCTTCGACAGCCGGGCCTTCGCCGCCCAGCACGGTGTCACGTCTTTTGCCGAGCCTCAAGTGTTCCGCCTGCTCCTCACGGGCTTGCAAGCACAACTCAATCAGCTTTGA
- a CDS encoding (2Fe-2S) ferredoxin domain-containing protein produces the protein MPTLAELEKIKADTLEKMGGRESSHKIKITIGMGTCGIAAGAREVMLAIMDEVAKRNLKDVIISQTGCIGMCAQEPLVEVEIPGKSKVMYGKINGQKARQIVAQHVVNGITVSEWVVK, from the coding sequence ATGCCAACCTTAGCGGAGCTGGAAAAAATCAAAGCCGATACCCTGGAAAAGATGGGTGGCCGTGAAAGTAGTCACAAGATCAAAATAACCATCGGCATGGGAACTTGCGGCATTGCCGCCGGTGCCCGGGAGGTGATGCTGGCCATCATGGACGAGGTGGCTAAGCGCAACCTGAAAGACGTCATCATCTCCCAGACCGGCTGCATCGGCATGTGTGCCCAAGAGCCCTTGGTAGAAGTGGAAATACCCGGCAAGTCTAAAGTGATGTATGGCAAAATCAATGGGCAAAAAGCTAGGCAAATCGTGGCACAACACGTGGTCAACGGGATCACCGTCAGTGAATGGGTGGTCAAATAG